In Mycolicibacter virginiensis, the DNA window CCGCCGAGGCGCTGTGCCGATGGCGCGACCAGCAATAAGGCTCGCGGCGTTCATCGCCACCTGCCTGATCGTGTGCGGTCTGGCGGCGGTGCCGCCGGCCGGGGCCGCCCCGGACCTGTGCACCCCGCCCGGGGAGCAGGCCGCCGTCGCGCTGCCGGTCAAACTGGCCAACGCCAAGCGGCCACGCGAGGACAAATACACCACGGCCGGCGTCGAACCGCTCAGTTCGATTGATGTGACCAAGCTCGGGCTGGGCACCCCGGGTGTGCTGACGGTCGGCACGCTGACCGAAAGCCCCCCGACGAACTGCATCAACGCCAAAGGCCGCTACAGCGGGTTCGACAATGAACTGCTGCGGGCCATCGCCAAGAAACTGGGCCTACGAGTCCACTTCGTCGGCACCGACTTCTTCGGCCTGCTGGCCCAAGTGGAATCGGGACGTTTCGACGTCGGGTCGGCATCGATCAACGCCACCGACGAGCGGCGCCGCACCGTCGGCTTCACCAACGGCTACGACTTCGGCTACATGGCCCTGGTGGTCCCGGCCGGATCCGGGATCACCGGATACGACTCCCTGACCAGCGGGCAGCGCATCGCGGTGGTCCAGGGCACCGTCGAAGACGCCTACGTCGTCGACACCCTGGAAGTCGAACCGGTGCGGTTCCCCGACTCGATCACGCTGTACGCCAGCCTGAAAAGCCGCCAGGTGGACGCGTGGGTGGCGCCGTCGCTCACCGCACTGAACCTGCTGAAGCCCGGCGATCCGGCGCAGATCGTGAGCTATACCTTCAGCCCGGCCGGCTTCGAGGCCTACGCGGTGGCCAAGGGCAACCAGGCGCTGATCTCGGCGCTGAACTCCGGCCTGGACGCGGTCATCGAAGACGGCACCTGGCCGCAGCTGTTCACCGACTGGGTGCCGCGGCCGTTGCCGCCGGACTGGCAGCCGGGTTCCAAGTCGGCGGCCACCCCGCATCTGCCGGACTTCGCCGCGATCGCGGCGCGGCATCACCGGCTCGAGTCAGAGCCGTACACGCCCAAATCCACGCTGGCGCAGCTCCGCGACTCCTTCTTCGACTGGCACTTGTACCGGCGCGCGCTGCCGGACCTGCTCAAGACCGGTCTGCCCAACACGCTGCTGCTGACGGTGAGCGGTGGCGCCATCGGCTTGGTGGCGGGGCTGGGTCTGGCCGTGGCCGGACTCTCGCGCACCCGATGGCTGCGCTGGCCGGCGCGGATCTACACCGACATCTTCCGGGGACTGCCCGAGGTGCTGATCATCCTGCTGATCGGCCTGGCGGTCGGGCCGCTGGTGGGCGGGCTGACACACAACAACCCGTACCCGTTGGGGATCGCGGCGCTGGGGCTGACCGCGGCGGCCTATATCGGGGAGATCTTGCGCTCGGGCATCCAGAGCGTGGAGTCCGGCCAGCTGGAGGCCTCGCGCGCACTGGGTTTCGGCTACCCGGCGGCGATGCGCCTGGTGGTGATCCCGCAGGGCATCCGGCGAGTACTGCCGGCGCTGGTCAACCAGTTCATCGCTCTGCTGAAGGCATCGGCGCTGCTGTACTTCCTCGGTCTGGTCGCCGGTCAGCGGGAGCTTTTCCAGGTGGGCCGCGACTTCAACGCCCAGACCGGCAGCCTCTCCCCCCTGGTGGCCGCCGGCGTCCTCTATCTGGCCCTGACCATTCCGCTGACACACCTGGTCAACTTCGTCGATCATCGGTTGCGGCGCGGCCGGCCCGCCGAAGCCGACGATTTCGTCGAGCTGAGCCCGGCGATCTCCAGTCAGGA includes these proteins:
- a CDS encoding ABC transporter substrate-binding protein/permease → MARPAIRLAAFIATCLIVCGLAAVPPAGAAPDLCTPPGEQAAVALPVKLANAKRPREDKYTTAGVEPLSSIDVTKLGLGTPGVLTVGTLTESPPTNCINAKGRYSGFDNELLRAIAKKLGLRVHFVGTDFFGLLAQVESGRFDVGSASINATDERRRTVGFTNGYDFGYMALVVPAGSGITGYDSLTSGQRIAVVQGTVEDAYVVDTLEVEPVRFPDSITLYASLKSRQVDAWVAPSLTALNLLKPGDPAQIVSYTFSPAGFEAYAVAKGNQALISALNSGLDAVIEDGTWPQLFTDWVPRPLPPDWQPGSKSAATPHLPDFAAIAARHHRLESEPYTPKSTLAQLRDSFFDWHLYRRALPDLLKTGLPNTLLLTVSGGAIGLVAGLGLAVAGLSRTRWLRWPARIYTDIFRGLPEVLIILLIGLAVGPLVGGLTHNNPYPLGIAALGLTAAAYIGEILRSGIQSVESGQLEASRALGFGYPAAMRLVVIPQGIRRVLPALVNQFIALLKASALLYFLGLVAGQRELFQVGRDFNAQTGSLSPLVAAGVLYLALTIPLTHLVNFVDHRLRRGRPAEADDFVELSPAISSQEMT